DNA sequence from the Mangifera indica cultivar Alphonso chromosome 18, CATAS_Mindica_2.1, whole genome shotgun sequence genome:
caattttctacatactaagtttgaaaaattgaaatacccaccaattaattatttctattagttttcaaaccaaaccactaatttatctttttataatgaATGAAATCATGTTCacaaataatatgcataattttatatacaaataatgatatgttattatgtgattatgtattattttataacaaaaatgatCATCTTCGTCATAAATAAACACACTATCTTTGTCGTCCAATCACTagagagagagattttgttGGAAGGTTAACCATTGACGACAGAGGAGAGATGGTTGCTGAATTCAGAAGCTAAagaagttttggtgaaaatgaaactttagggaggaaaaataacttttcaaaaagtttaatttaagagaaaattattaaatttttaaacatatgaAGAAaacagataatattttattattttcaatatattattaattaaataacgattATATCATTAAAgttaactatttatattaattttaacagtttatggTATAGGAGTTTAGATTTTTGGTAgtttacaaatgaaaaattaggtttgcataaaactttaggtggaaaatagttatttggcctacTGTTTAAACAAATCTACACCTTCAATTTATGACCATTgatctaatattaaataatatgttgtattaaatatatttaatttttacattttgGAATAACAcgttaatttttcatcttctgtgTTCTTACTTGTCATATGTCAATGCACAAATAAATTTTGCtaaccaaaattataaattaattgacattttcattttaaattacataaaattaatcaatttaactaCGAGTctaaatacaattaattaatattaaaattttattttattactcccccgatttatcataaaatatttactttgaCCTacatgatttataaaataatatttaattataaataattttaaaattggactTTTGAATactaaattcaattattattattttcccatttctaataaatttcattaataaaaacatttcatgggatagtatttaatttttttaaatttaatggatgagaataatcattttaataaatcttGGATGTAAAATAATCTTCTTTGgccaaataatattatttgttacaaaaatataaccctaaaattgaattttttctgTACAGCtgcttaaaaaattattctaattaatttttttttataaatattagaaaagactattttccactcaaaatatcctctaattttaaatttttatctcttatctTTTTGAAAATCCTAAACACCTACCTataagtgattaaaattaacaattttaaaagtaaaatcatcattttgtatgtaatattaaaaataaacttaattttaatctctttttcctcctctaaaccttaaaaactaaaagtttctcctaacccaagttttaaaaaaaatgacgctttcctcttagggtttagtttctaaATCTCTAACATCAAATCTGATGCTATTGTTGGCAATGAATATCTCCCGATACCTCGTCTCCCTTTGGCAACCAAGCTTCTGTCGTTTGAAAGCTTGTATGGTGTCAATTGACATCAAAACTAAACCTCAACTTTGTCAGGAAGACGAAGATGAAAAATCTTGTCTTCATCGAGGAGTCTCTTGCTAGGATTAGGACAATCAACCAGAGGAAAAGATGGCGAGGAAGCGACTACTGAAGAAAGAGAAATGAGACGCCACTAGAGAAGCATAGAAGATGATATTgatatttgaaaactaaaccttagggcagaaatatcattttttaaaatttagtttatgagaaaaaatattagtttttagggtttagaggagaaaaaagaaataaattttaagcgGTTAaggttccattaattttaacgaCTCATAAGTGGataaataggttttcaaaattaaggggtgGAAACAAAAAAGGAGGATACTTTGGGTAGGATATATTCGTTTGgccaaaatgatattatatataattttaatatattattttatttatatatttaaaattgtgcGTATACAGATAGTTttgttaaaaagatttttttgttcatttagaCACTTTTCATTTAATCTAAGCCATTCATTTTCTATCTCATTGCCACGTGTCTTCAGATATTTTCTTCGCCACCTTCTTCTCCCCTATAAACCGTCACCACCTTCCCCTCATCCACAGCGCACACTGAACTCTGTTCTCAAAGCCGACTTGTTGTTTCGTTTCATTTCTGAGCAGTAAGTAAGATCATGGCAGCCATGGCCTCTACAGCCTTCACTTCATCTCTTGCATCAACAAAGCTCTTTGATTCCTCCTTCCATGGCACTGCCGTCTCACCGCCACCCTCTCTCCATCTTCAATCCGCCAAATCCTCCAACAGAAGCTTATCGGTTTCTGCTTCCTCTAACCCTCCCTATGATTTGAACGCTTTCAAGTTTGACCCCATCAAGGAGTCCGTTGTTTCTCGTGAAATGACACGCAGGTACCCATCTTTTACTGCAAAATTTCAGCTTTTCTTATCCAtcattgataaaaattgaaactttagaTGCGGTCTGTAGATCTcagttatttttgttatgtttgcAGGTATATGATGGACATGATCACATATGCTGACACCGATGTGGTGGTCGTCGGTGCTGGCTCTGCCGGGCTATCTTGTGCCTATGAGCTCAGCAAAAACCCTACCATTCGGGTTGCCATTATTGAGCAATCTGTCAGCCCTGGTGGTGGCGCGTGGCTCGGTGGGCAGCTCTTCTCTGCTATGGTAAATACTATTTGTTCCCGTTCTTAGAGGGCATAATAATTCATTTGACCTTTAGCTGTAAAAGAGGATATTTTATACATAAGAGATTATGGATTTGAGTTTCTTCTGATTACCTGTCAAGATCATTTATCTAGTATAGTATAGTGGCTATGGGACCGGTGATCCTTCTGATTGAACTATTGATTTATCCAGCCTAGAGGTTATGGTCTGGTCATTGGATCTTGGTTTAAACTGCTCCCTCAAAGGGGCAGCCCGATGCAGATGAGGTTActcattacaaaaataaaaaaattcatttccgTCTAAAAATgaatgagaagaaaattttgaacttttatgaaatgtttttcaaaatacaTTATAAAATGTGAGATCAAATAGTGAAATCACTTTGAATTATTGCTTGTATTTCTAACAGGTGGTGCGCAAACCAGCTCACCTTTTCCTTAATGAGCTGGGGATTGATTATGATGAACAAGACAACTATGTTGTGATCAAACATGCTGCTCTTTTCACCTCCACCATCATGAGCAAGCTCTTGGCTCGCCCCAATGTGAAGCTCTTTAATGCAGTGGCGGCTGAGGACTTGATAGTTAAGGAAAACAGAGTCGGTGGTGTGGTGACCAACTGGGCTCTAGTGTCAATGAACCATGACACACAATCTTGCATGGACCCCAATGTGATGGAGGCCAAGGTTGTGGTGAGCTCATGTGGGCATGATGGACCCTTTGGTGCTACAGGTGTGAAGAGGCTGAAGAGCATTGGAATGATTGACAATGTCCCCGGCATGAAGGCCCTTGACATGAATACAGCTGAGGATGCTATTGTGAGATTGACCAGGGAAATTGTCCCTGGGATGATTGTCACTGGCATGGAGGTCGCAGAGATTGATGGAGCCCCCAGAATGGTATACTCAACTTGTCACTTATTGCtctttgtattatattatgCCCTAGTGCTCGAAGGCATTTAATTTTACGGACATTTTTATGATGCAGGGACCGACATTTGGGGCAATGATGATATCAGGGCAGAAGGCGGCTCACTTGGCATTGAAGGCATTGGGACAGCCCAATGCATTGGATGGAACATATGTGGGAAGCCTTCAGCCGGAAATGATCCTAGCAGCAGCCGATTCTGCTGAGATTGTGGATACTTAATTGGTAGTAAAGAGCTTAGTTTTTACAAGAATGTAATCAAATAATTCAGTAGTTTTTGTTGAAATGGGGGTGTCTGTTTATCCCTTTGTTTTCCTGTGTAAGACTGTTGGATTTATGGAGGTTAAGACTTTGTTATCTTTGCCATTTTCTTGGCtaagttaaaatattggggTAAGTTTTGGATTGAAGATGTCAATCCTAATCAtgtatagatgatatgttattacaCGATGGAGAGTTATTatatcgttaatttaaaattattcattcatgGGATAATATCAACGGAAAATGATTTATccaaattaacttaaattaaattaaattaatatttgttttaactTAAGAGGCCTAACCCTTTTCTTAGTTCTAATTGTATCTCTacttaaaattaccaaaaataaaataaaatctttttactaattaaatattaagtaaataaatattttagttttttagatAAACAcctcatttatatttatattcattttttcttaatctaataattttttttgctttattcaaaaaaaaaaattaaataaatacaaatgatttGTTTTCCATGTTCTCTACCCTACCTTTattgtgaaaattttgtaaaatgaaaACACAAATAGAAAGCAAACAGCTAAAAGAGGGAAACTGACTACGACGCCATTTCCCTCTTTTAGAGGGATTTTTAATACAACTGCGACGCCGTTTTATTGGCAATTTTAATACAACTAAAAGAGGGAAACACAAACCGAGGGATTTTTGATGCAACTACGACGCCGTTTTATTGGTAATTTTAGATGTTGATTAATGCTAATCATTACCCAAGTACTCAGCTCTTCCCCTCGGTCCATCACATTGGAATAAATCTCAAATTCAGTAACtgatttttatgataataatttaatttttatatattgtcagaagaaatttaaatatatattcttttatatataaaatctatttttttttgtttgattttaatatagaATTGAAAAACACTTGAACctatactcttttatatatgaaatctcaaattcccacccaaagtttgatataattctaatctccatctatcaatttttaaaaacctaaaatctcaccaataaatcaaattttattaaaatttttagttatatataaaattaaaatatcattttaataataaaattaaaaaatctttacaaattttaaaaactaataattttataactttctaaaacattttatttttaaaaattcacatttttccATCAAAACGGTAACAAAATCACAAGTAGTTGTATTGTTTCAGAGTAGATTTGTGTACAATTGAGGCCAGTTCATGCCATCTTAATCAGTTACTCAGTTAATGCCTAGAGGTAGAAATTGTCGTATGAAAAGAGCAGTTTTAAGCTGGAAATAAGAAGCAAAACCCAAAATTAGCCTGCAACTCGCATGCAAGATGTTTTTGTCTCTCCTCCGAAGAAGCAGCAAAAACTAGAGGAAGAGAAATGAAGTTGACTCAGTCTCTTACTATGTCTTCCCTTTTATAACTTTCATCTCTCAATCTTCCATCGGGTTCCCTCAGATTCCCCTTTTCAATCTCTACTCTGTTTACAATCCCCACCATCATCTCTTTCTGTGAAACCTTACTTCTTTAACACAATGAGACGATCACCGTCGTCTCGTtgtgttgtttttcttttctgtatTGCCTTGTTGTTCCATGTAAACAGCGGCCAAGATGCCGGCACGGGTGATTATGGTGATACAGAGGCCGCAGCggctcctcctcctcctccaggTTTAGACGAGTGTAATGGGATTTTTTTGACTTACAATCTTAATGGACGAGAAAAGGAATTGCCCTACGTTAAAAACGCCACCGCACAGGCTTGGGCGTTTAAGGCGATGGCGACGATTGTGAACGCTGGAACGGAGGAGCTAAAGGCGTGGAAAATGCATGTGGGGTTTCATAATCAGGAGATTTTGGTGTCGGTTTCTGGCGCCACCATTGTCGACGGAACAGATTTTCCTACAACGGTTGGGAATGGAACCACCTTTATGGGAAACCCAATGGCGGATTTGAAGACCTCCATCGATACCGCTGGTGATTACAGTCAGATTTCAGCTAAGATTGATATCAAAGGTACGGAGTTCGGAGTTAAGCCACCGGGTGTCCCCATGCCGAAGTCCCTCAAGCTCATGAATGATGGATATGTTTGTCCTGGCCCGACTAGAAAAGGTAAATCTTaattatctatataataaaatactaaaacgtaaaaatgagaaaatatgaaaataaaatgtagaaacagaaatgaaaatagaaatactaaacatattttcttaaaaatataaaaaatgaaaacatggGAAAATgtatagatataaaaatgaaagggtttattttttttcaaaaaaatgccaaattttattaaaaaaatataacaatttatatatatattttttaaattagtaaaatacaACAACTATAATAAGATATGAATTTAACTGATTTCATTTAACAATTAACAATCAAATAAAGAGTGTATATCAATTTTGACGAAATCGATTTTTCTAACATCCCTTGATGATCGAAGaaactagaaaagaaaatgagagagggacaaaattaaagttagggttaaaaaatttgatagagaataaacatgaaatcaatttttaatcgattaaaaaattaaaaaaatgaaagtgtttcaaatttttttatttctccaAAATACCCCTGAAACATTCTGAAccaattttgaaactttttagaAAGGAAAATGTTTCAAAAACGCATAAACACACCTAGGTAACACTATTAGTAATCTAATTTTGAAAGCATATTATTAAGAGCTTTGATTTTACAGGAACCTATATGCATGTATGCTGCAGAAGGAATCCCAAAATCAAGGCACCGCCGGTCAAATCCACCAAATTTGCCCCACGTCGGAAGGGAGATCTCTCCATAATATATGATGTAATTCAGGCCTATGCGAACAATTATCTTGCTGAAGTCACCATTGACAACGTCAATCCTTTAGGCCGTCTTGATCATTGGAACTTGACCTGGGAATGGCAAAATGGTGAGTTCATTTCAGCCATGAGGGGAGCTTACACTCGAAGAAAGGGCGCTAGAGATTGCATTTATGGCCCTGCTGGGAAAATTTACCAAGATTTTGATTTCTCAACTGTCATGAGTTGTGAGAAGAAGCCCGTCATTTTTGACCTGCCTGCTGATAGAAAAGACGATGAGAAAATTGGCAAGTTACCAAATTGTTGCAGAAATGGTAGTCTTTTGCCAAGATTGATGAACGAAAGCCAGTCAAAATCGACTTTCCAGTTGCAGGTTTTTAAGCTGCCCCCTTATAACAACAGAACTGCCCTTTTCCCACCATTGAAATGGGCTATCAATGGCGTTATAAATCCGCATTACAAATGTGGCCCTCCAATCAGAGTTGACCCAACTGAATTTCCAGACCCCAGTGGCCTTCCATCTGTCACCACTGCGATTGCAAGTTTTCAAGTTGTTTGCAACATCACAAAGCCTGAGAAACAAAAAACCCGGTGCTGTGTTTCCTTTTCGGCCTATTACAATGAATCTATCATCCCTTGCCCGACTTGTGCTTGTGGGTGCCCAAATCCTGATAAATGCAACCCCAAGGCTAAAGCTATGCTGCTTCCTTCTGAGTCTCAGCTTGTGCCATTTGACAATAGAACTGACAAAGCTCTTGCTTGGGCTAGTCTCAATCACAAGCCTATTCCTAAGCAATTGCCATGTCCCGATAATTGTGGAGTGAGTGTAAATTGGCACATCAATTCTGATTATAGAGACGGATGGTCAGCTAGAATCACACTCTTCAACTGGGGTGAAACCCCATTTGCAGACTGGTTCACAGCAGTGACAATGGACAAGGCTTATGAAGGCTATGAAAATGTGTATTCCTTCAATGGCACAAAATTGCCACAAGTAAACAAAACCCTATTCTTCCAGGGTTTACCAGGGCTGAATTACTTGGTGGCTGAGACAAATGGGTCTAAGCCAGGTGAGCCAAGGGTGCCTGGAAAACAGCAATCTGTGATTTCATTCAGGAAAAAACGAACCCCACATCTAAATATTCAGAGGGGTGATGGGTTTCCCACTAAGGTGTTCTTCAATGGCGAAGAATGTGCTCTTCCAACTGAGTTTCCTGTGAGAGATGCAGCTGGGCTTAGACCTCCTGTGAACTTCGGGCTTGTTGTGTTGATGGGGGTCCTGAGTTTCGTGTTGATGCAGGATAGATTCCATTAAAACTGGCTTCCATTTGGCGTTTTCTTGTCTTCCTTTGGAGTCTGTTCTTGTAGCAAAGATGAATTTCAAAGGTGGCGCCAGGATTGTAAAAGTTGATTTGGATATTGCCTTTAATACTTAGTAGTTATTATAAATAGTTAGTGATGTTTTGTTCATTCGTCccatctccatctccatctccatctccatcttCATCGTCAGTACCACAGtttaaaataaaccaaaaaccctgttctcatccaaaatttatTGAATCTCCAAactaatatttgttaaatattataaccCTAAACTTTTATTTACCGATCattaaaattgatagaatcAATTAAGTTGaaggatataattatcatttaacatttaatattaaaataataaaatttcatcttttttttttcttctaaactttaaaaattaacaaattttttctaaccctaagttttaaaaacttctttttttctttttagaattaagggagaaaattattagtttttaaagtttagggagaaaacaaaggataaaatattatttttttaatattgaatattaaataacaagTATTTCTTTTAAACTAATTGATTATGTCAATTTTAATCGTTTATAAGTAGGAGTTTGGGAGTTTTCAATATTTAGCGGATGCCAATTTTGgaattcaacaaaccttgggtgggaataagtcttttggcctttaaaatacTTTCATTCCCCACAGTATAAACTTTCATGTTCAAGGTTCCAAATATTACAAcactatttaaaatataagtgaACCATTTACAGAAACTAATGaatataatttgagttaatttagaACCTAGACATCTCAGTTTAatggagaaaatgaaaaaaaaccaACACTTTAGTTTCAGTCTCCCTTAAgatttttactctaaaaattaaCGACTTACCCCAGCCATGGTAaataagttgattttttttttctgcaaatAAGTTTGCAAAAATACCTCGTTGGCAAAGGTACAACGACAGTTTAACAACTCGGTttacctattataaataaatttaacatatatataaaataataaaattatatgtatcaactttatgtatataaatatataaacatttgatgtgtatcatcatacgattgataattttaaattaaagatataataacatccaatcatataatgagtTGAGTTTACACTCAGTACATTATATTGAGCTTTCAATGAAATTGACAAGCCGAAAATCCTTCAGGCACTCAAATACAAAGTTCTGATGTTTCTTTGTTCTTTGTTAACGAGCTTTGTGGATCTCTGCTTCCCAAAAGTTGTACTTAGAGGGTTCCAACACCAGATTATGCAGGTggaacataaaaaaaaatggcaaTGAAGATGAAGTGGGCATTGCTGCTGGATTTTTTGTGGGCTTTTGGAGCTTCATTGGTTCTTTACTTCTAAATAGAAGATGCAGGTACATGTACTGCAGTTTCATAGATCACCTTGGTCATAAATTTTGCACTGTTCTAAAGCAATTTTGCTATGTATTAATCATGTTTGAGCTTGTTGAACATTTAAGAACATGAAAGCATACTTGCAGGTCTCTCTtctcatttataaaataaaattttcatggtTAATGCTTTCATATGCTTAGGTATTAACCCACATCAGTTTTTTTCTCATTTGAGAAGCAGGAATAGTTCATGAGCAAGTGATACAATGTAATTCAACTCAATAAAATGATTTCTGGGTTTGAAGATATCATTACAAACCACAACAAATGGTACACAATATGAATTCGTATTGAGGCTTTGAAAAACATATACAGTTAGTGTTACAGATACAACTCTATTATTTGTTTGAAACTCACTTTACTGGGAAAGTCGTTCGAATCTGCAATCCGTGTTGAATCAAGTCACAACATAATGAAATTTCCCATTATTTCTTCATTGGGTCAGAACATTTGCACTCAACAAATGTTATGTCTGCTTGGCCTGcataaatgttataaatagtATGCATATGGGTCAACTGTAAGATCTTTTTATAATTGAGGTGTGAAGAGAATTCGCAGAGATAATAATCCTACAAATGCTTTTGCGCATAAACTTGATCGTGCTCTTTcgtttttaggttaagattttGAATGCAACATCAAGATTTACAGTAAAGAACAtaccttttttaaatatttcttgtGAAGTTTCATAGCTTCACTGCAAGCTTTTTTGGCATCTATATTTCCAGTAATGCCATTCAATATCTAAAAAGGTAaagacataaaattaaaaaaatgaaatgacacTAAATAGAGATCTAACTCATCAAGCTGACCTGAACAACATCGTCCAGGCCACGAGCTTCTTGCAGTAGCTTTGAGCTCTTATCTTTCAAGACACTGGCAACAAGGAAAACAGATATGGGGAGCGGAGCCTCTGAATTCTTTcctctatttttcaaattttctctctcaaatttCCCATAGTGACGAGCCGATCTTGCTTTTGCTTTAAAGCCATTAGCTTTATCTCCAACTGATTCAGCTTTTTCATATAAGGAAAACAGGTCGGGATCGTATTCCAGGGCCCACATCATCTGTAAAAGAAGTTAAGACAGCCACAAAAACACAATAATGatatacaaattttatctcCAGAATGCATGGAAAGAGTTTTTATTTGACATTACAGTGCAAAAAAGCATGCATAAGATggagaaaaattcaaaaaggaaaaaagaatggGAAAATAAGGACATAAAAACTATCCATATGCGCATACTTATCTAGGACATGGAATAAAATCTCAGCAAATAAGACTCAGTATCTTTTTCTGGATAAGGTGGCATTCTTCCTTCTGAAATTGCCTATTTAAACTAATTAGTTGGGCATGAGAACCAGAGTGGTCATATACTGTCACATGAGCAGTTTGATGCTCTTAAATAACCATCAAATGGCGCAAAATACTCTGATCTCAAGATCCGACGCTTCGGTCAGGGAAATGGTAAACAAGTGCTATATGGACTAAATAGCATAAATGAATAATCTCTGCTAGAATATGCCTGCAGAGTCTGGTAAAACAACTCATTTGAAAACTTCTTGTGACAATCAGATTCCAGattcaatatttcaaaatatcgCCAATTAGCTTAAAGTTTCACAGAATTTAAGAATTATATAAACACAAAGGAAATCCAGAGAGAACCTGAAAATAATTCTTCCAATCTCcaaatgaaagaataaaatataatatcagaCAAGTTTGATCATACCTCCCAGAGATATAGTGAATCAC
Encoded proteins:
- the LOC123202328 gene encoding thiamine thiazole synthase, chloroplastic, producing the protein MAAMASTAFTSSLASTKLFDSSFHGTAVSPPPSLHLQSAKSSNRSLSVSASSNPPYDLNAFKFDPIKESVVSREMTRRYMMDMITYADTDVVVVGAGSAGLSCAYELSKNPTIRVAIIEQSVSPGGGAWLGGQLFSAMVVRKPAHLFLNELGIDYDEQDNYVVIKHAALFTSTIMSKLLARPNVKLFNAVAAEDLIVKENRVGGVVTNWALVSMNHDTQSCMDPNVMEAKVVVSSCGHDGPFGATGVKRLKSIGMIDNVPGMKALDMNTAEDAIVRLTREIVPGMIVTGMEVAEIDGAPRMGPTFGAMMISGQKAAHLALKALGQPNALDGTYVGSLQPEMILAAADSAEIVDT
- the LOC123202452 gene encoding COBRA-like protein 10, which codes for MRRSPSSRCVVFLFCIALLFHVNSGQDAGTGDYGDTEAAAAPPPPPGLDECNGIFLTYNLNGREKELPYVKNATAQAWAFKAMATIVNAGTEELKAWKMHVGFHNQEILVSVSGATIVDGTDFPTTVGNGTTFMGNPMADLKTSIDTAGDYSQISAKIDIKGTEFGVKPPGVPMPKSLKLMNDGYVCPGPTRKGKSYMHVCCRRNPKIKAPPVKSTKFAPRRKGDLSIIYDVIQAYANNYLAEVTIDNVNPLGRLDHWNLTWEWQNGEFISAMRGAYTRRKGARDCIYGPAGKIYQDFDFSTVMSCEKKPVIFDLPADRKDDEKIGKLPNCCRNGSLLPRLMNESQSKSTFQLQVFKLPPYNNRTALFPPLKWAINGVINPHYKCGPPIRVDPTEFPDPSGLPSVTTAIASFQVVCNITKPEKQKTRCCVSFSAYYNESIIPCPTCACGCPNPDKCNPKAKAMLLPSESQLVPFDNRTDKALAWASLNHKPIPKQLPCPDNCGVSVNWHINSDYRDGWSARITLFNWGETPFADWFTAVTMDKAYEGYENVYSFNGTKLPQVNKTLFFQGLPGLNYLVAETNGSKPGEPRVPGKQQSVISFRKKRTPHLNIQRGDGFPTKVFFNGEECALPTEFPVRDAAGLRPPVNFGLVVLMGVLSFVLMQDRFH